Proteins from one Salvelinus alpinus chromosome 34, SLU_Salpinus.1, whole genome shotgun sequence genomic window:
- the LOC139563479 gene encoding F-box only protein 34-like, with the protein MPERCESMSYCSATAASHREPRKPPPPNLLQSAWRVAAMHLKQHPKLQKKELHLESSQDSQRGLHVSQQGVLSQRTVWGVRPAVTLVGPISNGLGQGTACYPLSVISTNTLQCCSNDNSGSNHLNNSNNNHGNSGSGLQTSRLSESEGDVFHSSATWAQSKISKTTSCNTPSSLLLSTCTTSSTGSVGSENQEASFRISYEGEDREGPLEIWAVIKPGNTKEKIAIFASPQCRGSLVNGGDGEPVREAGEDLVSSSPVRTVSVKMKSCWEDEGGSVAKRRRRSGSQGHHQDRDRQSSGALETLSPTENSPVEVTLCLRESPRVPECGEVVVRVGGEQVCRVEGEEVSETGTDKVLSVVELVAFLEQRASDKQVDSKPMSLRSSTSITLTRGLSLTLEPQQPRAPDQNAQGTDEEAECVKVSDMVAKLESECLKHQSVRREGSRSGGELTRNSLTRNNLSRNNSLSRNNSLRRRVGRVLLAGADAFSISAQPPPSQSPTGPHHGLEETTRVPHRHASPSTGYPSASTSHTDKLAPSSCREAAQLASSTSDSASPSRSVDSGCGASVVREPDESCEAQGLGQQKKNRAVESGQNLHFQLLSEQARASSTESSSKLQCEEPLPGMLFFSHTLPSQVVLEHTLPHTDNTPTHTHTPQDMESSPKPTRDSAEPSKIQPCDPSITSLLPEPISHSENWAEEAVSEEEGSDVSRCETVPFPLRRMVSHEFLEMRFKIQLLLEPQQYMSFLPHHIIIKIFCLLPTESLAALKCTCHFFKFIIESYGVRPADSRWVCDPRYKDDPCKQCKKRYGRGDVSLCRWHHKPYCQALPYGPGYWMCCHGSRKDTPGCNVGLHDNRWVPAFHSINMPIYKKPREVSEE; encoded by the exons ATGCCTGAGAGATGTGAATCTATGAGTTACTGCAGCGCTACTGCCGCCTCTCACAGGGAACCTAGGAAACCACCACCACCCAACctgctgcagtcagcctggag GGTTGCGGCCATGCATCTCAAGCAACACCCCAAACTGCAGAAGAAAGAGCTCCACCTGGAGTCCAGTCAAGACAGCCAGAGAGGCCTTCATGTGAGCCAGCAGGGGGTCCTGTCACAGAGGACAGTGTGGGGGGTCCGCCCGGCAGTGACCCTGGTTGGTCCGATAAGCAATGGGCTAGGCCAGGGTACGGCCTGCTACCCCCTCAGTGTCATATCCACCAACACCCTGCAGTGCTGCAGTAATGACAACAGTGGCTCCAACCACCTCAACAACAGTAATAATAACCACGGCAACAGTGGCAGTGGGCTGCAGACCTCGAGGCTGAGTGAGTCCGAGGGGGATGTATTCCACAGTAGTGCCACCTGGGCCCAGAGTAAAATCTCCAAGACCACCTCCTGCAACACCCCCTCCTCCCTGCTACTCTCCACCTGCACCACCTCTTCTACAGGCTCAGTGGGCTCTGAGAACCAGGAGGCCTCCTTCAGAATCTCTTAtgaaggggaggacagagagggaccgCTGGAAATCTGGGCTGTCATCAAGCCTGGCAACACCAAGGAGAAGATCGCCATCTTCGCCTCGCCCCAGTGCCGTGGCAGCCTGGTGAACGGTGGCGATGGAGAGCCTGTCAGAGAAGCCGGTGAGGACTTGGTGAGCAGCAGCCCGGTGAGGACCGTGTCTGTGAAGATGAAGAGCTGCTGGGAGGACGAGGGTGGCTCTGTGGCCAAGCGCAGGAGGAGGTCAGGGTCTCAGGGGCACCACCAGGACCGAGACAGACAGTCATCCGGAGCCCTGGAGACACTGAGCCCCACTGAGAACAGCCCTGTAGAGGTGACCCTCTGCCTCAGAGAGAGCCCCAGAGTGCCTGAGTGTGGGGAGGTGGTTGTACGGGTGggtggggagcaggtgtgtaggGTAGAGGGTGAGGAGGTGAGTGAGACTGGGACTGACAAGGTTCTCTCTGTGGTGGAGTTGGTGGCCTTCTTGGAGCAGAGAGCCAGCGACAAGCAGGTGGACTCTAAGCCTATGTCTCTGCGGAGCTCCACAAGCATTACCTTAACCAGGGGGCTGTCACTGACCCTAGAGCCTCAGCAGCCCAGAGCCCCAGACCAGAATGCCCAGGGGACAGATGAGGAGGCAGAATGTGTAAAGGTGTCAGACATGGTGGCCAAGCTGGAGTCAGAGTGCCTGAAGCACCAGAGTGTTAGAAGGGAAGGGTCCAGATCTGGAGGAGAGCTCACGCGCAACAGCCTCACGCGCAACAACCTCTCACGCAACAACAGCCTATCGCGCAACAACAGCCTGCGGAGGAGGGTGGGCCGGGTGCTACTGGCAGGAGCAGATGCCTTCTCCATCTCAGCCCAGCCACCTCCATCTCAGTCTCCCACCGGGCCCCATCATGGACTAGAGGAGACGACCAGGGTGCCGCACCGCCACGCTAGTCCCTCTACTGGCTATCCCTCTGCTAGCACCAGCCACACGGACAAACTAGCTCCCAGCAGCTGCCGTGAAGCTGCCCAGTTGGCTTCCAGCACCTCTGACTCAGCCTCTCCGTCTCGCAGCGTGGACTCTGGGTGTGGCGCCTCTGTCGTCAGAGAGCCAGATGAGAGCTGTGAGGCCCAGGGCCTGGGGCAGCAGAAGAAGAACAGGGCTGTAGAGTCTGGGCAGAACCTGCACTTCCAGCTCCTGTCAGAGCAGGCCAGGGCCAGCAGTACAGAGAGCAGTAGTAAACTACAGTGTGAGGAGCCCCTCCCAGGCATGCTGTTCTTCTCACACACTCTGCCCTCACAGGTGGTACTtgaacacacactcccacacacagacaatactcccacccacacacacaccccccaggACATGGAATCCAGCCCTAAACCCACCAGAGACTCAGCAGAACCCTCCAAGATTCAGCCCTGTGACCCTTCTATCACTTCTCTCCTCCCTGAACCCATATCACATAGTGAGAACTGGGCCGAAGAGGCGGTGAGTGAGGAAGAGGGGAGTGATGTTAGCCGGTGTGAGACAGTGCCTTTCCCCCTGCGCCGCATGGTGTCTCACGAGTTCCTGGAGATGCGCTTTAAGATCCAGCTGCTTCTGGAACCCCAGCAGTACATGTCCTTCCTGCCTCACCACATCATCATCAAGATCTTCTGCCTGCTGCCCACAGAGAGCCTGGCCGCGCTCAAGTGCACCTGCCACTTTTTCAAGTTCATCATCGAGAGCTACGGCGTGCGCCCCGCAGACTCCCGCTGGGTGTGCGACCCCCGCTACAAAGACGATCCCTGCAAGCAGTGTAAAAAGCGGTACGGGCGCGGAGACGTGTCCCTCTGCCGCTGGCACCACAAGCCCTACTGCCAGGCGCTGCCCTACGGCCCCGGGTACTGGATGTGTTGCCACGGCTCCCGCAAAGACACGCCCGGCTGCAACGTCGGTCTACATGACAACCGCTGGGTGCCCGCCTTCCATAGTATCAACATGCCAATCTATAAGAAACCCAGGGAGGTCTCTGAGGAGTAG